A stretch of the Plodia interpunctella isolate USDA-ARS_2022_Savannah chromosome Z, ilPloInte3.2, whole genome shotgun sequence genome encodes the following:
- the Syx7 gene encoding syntaxin-7 translates to METSYQGGVSYDDAGRSFQRLSQTIASNINKISQNVSSLTKMVNQLQTPQDSQELRNQLRTIQNNTQKLAKDTSLMLMDLMKMPTDQPANKLSRDRLSEEYMATLNAFQATQRSAAQKTKEDVKKVKAQSVNIGDPFALGGNKDLVEMSDTNVRKQEQLTMQSERELLELEERERDIRQLESDITDVNQIFKDLGQMIHAQGVVVDSIESHVEYAADNVEAGRHQLHEAANYKNKLRKKKVYLAIVVIIVISIILIIIFHR, encoded by the exons ATGGAGACATCATATCAAGGAGGCGTGTCTTACGACGATGCTGGAAGAAGTTTCCAGCGACTGTCTCAAACTATCGCGAGTAACATCAACAAGATATCACAAAATG TGTCTTCATTGACTAAGATGGTCAACCAGCTGCAGACACCACAAGATTCCCAGGAACTCAGAAACCAGTT ACGCACGATACAGAACAACACTCAGAAGCTTGCAAAGGATACATCCTTGATGCTGATGGACCTGATGAAGATGCCCACAGACCAGCCTGCCAACAAGCTGTCTCGGGACCGTCTCAGTGAGGAGTACATGGCGACGCTTAATGCTTTTCAA GCTACGCAAAGGTCGGCAGCGCAGAAAACCAAGGAAGATGTTAAGAAAGTCAAGGCCCAGTCGGTCAACATTGGAGATCCCTTTGCTCTCGGTG GTAACAAGGATCTCGTGGAGATGAGCGACACCAACGTCCGCAAGCAGGAGCAGCTCACAATGCAGAGCGAGAGGGAGCTATTGGAGCTGGAGGAGCGGGAGCGAGACATCAGGCAGCTTGAG AGCGACATCACAGACGTGAACCAGATCTTCAAGGACTTGGGGCAGATGATCCACGCTCAGGGAGTGGTGGTGGACTCGATCGAGTCGCACGTGGAGTACGCCGCGGACAACGTGGAGGCCGGCCGGCACCAGCTGCACGAGGCCGCCAATTACAAG AATAAGCTGCGAAAAAAGAAAGTCTACTTGGCGATCGTCGTCATCATCGTCATTTCTATTATCTTAATCATCATATTCCATCGTTGA